The sequence below is a genomic window from Hydrogenispora ethanolica.
TGACAGGAGATTGTAAGGATCCCGCCCTGGCTGGCGAGGGCCAGCGTTTGATCGAATGGGCCGACCGGAGCATGCCGGTGCTGGCCTCGATCCGCGGGCAATGGGAACGGACGCGGCCATTGGCGGGCTTGCGGATCGGCGCTTGCCTGCACGTCACCACGGAGACGGCCAATCTGATGCGGACGTTGAAAGCGGGCGGCGCCGCGGTGGCATTATGCGCCTCCAATCCGCTTTCGACCCAGGATCCGGTAGCCGCGGCGTTAAATGCCGTTTATGATTTGCCCACTTTCGCAGTGCGGGGCGAGGACAACGACCTTTATTACCGCCATATCCATCAAGTCTTGGACATCAGGCCGCAAGTCACGATGGATGACGGCGCCGATCTGGTCAACACCTTGCATACCCGGCGCTCGGAGCTGTTGGCGGAGATCATCGGCGGAACCGAGGAGACCACCACCGGGGTAATCCGTTTGAAAGCGATGGAGAAAGAAGCCGTCCTGCGCTATCCGATTATCGCGGTGAACGACGCCCTGACCAAGCACATGTTCGATAACCGTTACGGCACCGGCCAATCGACGCTAGACGGGATCCTGCGGGCCACCAATTATCTGATTGCCGGTTCGACGCTGGTGGTGGCCGGATACGGCTGGTGCGGCCGGGGTTTGGCGATGCGGGCGCGCGGCATGGGCGCCAACGTGATTGTGACCGAGATTGATCCGCTGAAGGCATTGGAAGCGGTCATGGACGGTTTCCGGGTATTGCCCATGGAAGAAGCGGCCGCCAGCGGCGATATCTTCGTCACGGTGACCGGAAACGTCAATGTGATCGACGCCCCCCATTTGCAACGGATGAAAGATGGCGCGATTATCAGCAACTCGGGCCATTTCAATGTGGAGATTAACATTCCGGCGCTGGAACAATTGGCGGTCGCCAGTCATGAAGCCCGGGCCAACGTGGTTGAGTATACGCTGGCCGATGGGCGACGGATCCGGCTGCTGGCCGAGGGACGGCTGGTTAATCTGGCGGCGGCCGAAGGCCATCCGGCGGCGGTCATGGATATGAGTTTCGCCAATCAGGCGCTCTCCGCCGATTATCTCTTCAAAAATGCCGGGCAATTGGAGCCGAGGGTATATGCGGTCCCCGAACCGATTGATCAGGAGATTGCCCGGTTGAAGCTGGCCAGCATGCAAGTACGGATCGACCAGTTGACCGCCGAACAGCAGGCGTATCTGTCCAGTTATGCCATAGGGACGTGAAAACAGTCAGCCTTTATCGATGACCGCCAAAACGCGCCAAACCGCCGGAAAGCTCCCGGCGGTTTGGCGCATTTTTATGACTTTTGATGGCCTTTTTATTTACAGTCCGATAAAAATTGAAGGTTCCAAAAGGATTCCGCAGTTCAACGGCAAAGTATATCCATATCTCTTCATGAAAGGTTAATCAAAAGACAACCATGACTTATTATCAGCGTAACTTATTGATCCTATCCTTTACGATTTTTCTGGCGGCTTTCAGTTGGGAGCAGATCGCGCCGTACCTGCCTCTTTTCCTCAAGGAACTGGGCATTACCAAGGATCTCCCGTTCTGGTCGGGACTGCTTTTTACCTTGCAGTTTTTGGCGTCTTCGCTCATGGGGCCGATCTGGGGCAAGATGGCCGATAAATACGGCCGCAAGCCGATGGTGATGCGGGCCGGAATCTGTTTGAGCGCGGTCTATTTCGGCATGAGTTTCTGCCAGAATTACGGCCAATTGCTCTTCTTGCGGATCATGAACGGGATGCTGACCGGCTTTATCCCCGGTTCCATCGCCTTGATTGCCACCAATACTCCGAAACAGGAATCCGGCCGGTTCGTATCCATCGCCTATACCGCCCAATCGGCCGGGGTCATTTTGGGACCGGCCCTGGGAGGGGTGCTGGCCGCGGTCGCCGGCTACCGGAGCTCGATGCTCCTCTCCGCTGGCCTGGTATTGTTCGCTTTCATTCTGGTCACCGTGATGGTGGAAGAACGGGAGAAACCGCAGGCTGTGGCCAAGACCTCGATCATGGAGGATATTCGGTACTCTTTCAAAATGCCGGTGATGGTGACGGTGATGAGCGTCGAATTCGTCAACGCGCTGGTGATGTCGGCGCTCCTGCCGATTCTGGCCTTATATCTGCACAGTATCGCGCCGGACGCCAATAAGATGATTAGCGGCTTTATTTATTCCATGCCGGGGTTGGCGCTGTTTTTGACGGCCTATTCCTGGAGCCGGGTCGGCGAGAAGATCAGCTATACCCGGACCATTATCATCGGCCTCACCGGAGTGGGCCTGGTTGGGGTGCTGCTGGGCCTGGTCGGGAATATCTGGCTCTTCGCGGTGCTATACTTCATTTACGGCACTTTTGTGGCGGCGGTTTCACCGTCGTCGGCGGCCCTGATCGCGACCCGAGTCGACGCCGATTTCCGCGGCCGGGCGTATGCCATGCAGCAAACCGCCCGGACCATCGGCTTATTCGTGGCGCCGGTGGTCTCCGGCCTGATCGGGAACTTCATCGGTCTGAACTGGATCTTCATCGTCTTCGGCGCGGCAGTATTGCTGTTGACCCTGGGTGTGCGGACGCAGATCCGGAGCTGGGACCGACCGGAACGCGGCAGCATCGGAGCCTGATTTGGTATCGTAAAAAGAAAAAGAACCCCGGTATCCATAGCAAAACCGGACTGGGAATCCTAGCATTTTGGGATCCAAACCGATTATGAATCAAGGAAATATGTTGCAATGATTTTGAATGTACAAAAACTTATTGCAACATATATAGCTCCGCTCACTCACAAAGGGATTGAAGAATAAGCCATGGCGTCTATATAAGTTGAATTAAAGAAATTTATTTCATCTTAATAGTAGCGTCGCTTTGCGGATACGTGGCCGGGTTGAGCTGAAAGAGAACGTTCTAGGAACCACGGATCGCTTTGGGTGACTGAAAGAGCTCATTCAGTCGTCGGGTAAGCTCGTTTTGTGGATAAGAGAGCTTGCTCAGTCGTTCAGCGAGCTCTTTTTGTGGATGAGTGAGCTTGTTTTGTGAATCAGCAAGCTGGTTTTGTGAATAAGAGAGCTCGCTCAGTCGTCGGGCAAGCTCGTTTTGTGGATAAGTAAGCTTGTTTTGTGAATGGGAGAGCTCGCTCAGTCGTTCAGCAAGCTCTTTATGTGGATAAGCGAGCTGTTTTTGTGGATAAACGAATCCGTTTAACGTGGTTAATGGTTTTGGCTGTGGATAAGTCCGGAAAGTGCGGCTCAAACCGGGTAAAGTCAGAGGGTGAGCGGAGCGAAGTTGATGCTCAGTTTGAATAATTCAGATGGCAAAATGAATTTGCAACCTGAACAATTGAAAATGCAACCTTGTAAATAGGAATTCCATGGTGGAAATTGAATTTCGGCCATAGAATTATCAAATCAGGAAATTGATAGCTGATTCTGTGACAATCTGACAAGGACACCTCGGGTAGGTGTTTTATTTTTAGGATGAGAGAAAACGCACTTGTTTCCGCGGTATGGCGAAAACCGGCTGTGACAATTGCATCTGATCCATGGAGAGCAAAAACGTACTATGGAAAATTTGCGGAGTTTTGAATAAAATTTTTCTTTGTTAGAACGTACGTTCGTGGTAAAATGTTGGTAAATGCGTTGCGCCGGAATGTTATCAATCGGAAACGGGGGATGTTTTTTGGACTATCGGAGACTGGGCAAGACTGACCTCCGGGTCAGCGTGATCGGGCTGGGAACCGAATTTATCTGGCACGAACCGCGGGAGGTCGTGACGGAGGTGGTCCACGAGGCGTTGGATCACGGGATCAATTATTTTGATCTGTGGATGCCCTCTCCGGAGATTCGCGACTACTTTGGCCAGGCGGTTCAGGGCCGAAGGAAGCAGGCGCTGATCGCCGGGCATCTCGGCTCCACGCTCAAGGACGGACAATATTTCCGGACCCGGGATCTCCGCCGTTCAGAGGAGCATATTCACGACCTGCTAACCCGGTTGCAGACCGATTATCTGGATGTGCTGATGTTGCATTATATCGATGATGACGCCGATTATCGGACGGTCTTTGAGTCCGGCGCTTTTTACGAATTGGCGCTGCGCTTGAAGCGGGAAGGAAAGGCCCGTTATATCGGGATGAGCAGCCACCGGGTTCCGGCCGCCCGCCAGGCGGTTGCCAGTGGCTTGATTGACGTGCTGATGTTTCCGATGAATCCCGCATTTGACGCACTCTCGGCCGACCTGCAACTGGAGGCTTATTGGGACGTAAAAAGCTATCCGGGTCAGTCGGAGCGCTTCGCGCTCCAGCCCGAGCGGAAAGCCCTTTATCAGCTCTGTGAACAGCAGGAGGTGGCCTTGGTTGCGATGAAACCTTTTGCCGGCGGCTGGCTCCTGAATGGCAAGATGAAGCGGTTTCACCTGACCCCGCTGCAGTGCTTGAATTACTCCCTTTCACAACCCGGAGTCTGTACCGTGGTGCCCGGCTGTAAAGATGTAACGGAGTTACGCCAGGCACTGGAATTCCTGGATGCCGACGCCGCGGCGAAAGACTTCAGCACGCTCCGGCAGTCGTATAGCGATGATTTTCAGGGCGTTTGCATGTATTGCAATCATTGTCTGCCCTGTCCGGTAAAGATTGATATCGCCGCGACGACCCGCCTTGCCGATAGCGCGCAGCAGGGCGTAACCGACGCGATTCGTGCCGATTATCAGGCGCTCGCGGTGAAAGCCTCCGCCTGTCGCCAATGTGGTTCCTGTATGAAACGGTGTCCGTTCGGGGTCGGAGTGATCGCCAACATGCAGCGGGCGGTGGCGCTGTTTGGAAGCTAAACCAGCACCTCATTCAACCCGGACGCTGATGTCCGGAGACGCTTGGGCGGCGTCTCCGGATCCGGACAGTTCGCTGCCATGCTATAGCGATCTTTTTAGGATGACGTTAGCGGATTTAGAGAAAAATCAGGGAGGGTTCCTGATGAGAATCATCGCCGGTCAATTCGCCGCTGAATTGGAGCGTCGTCTGCCGGAGACTTATGAATTTGCTCCGGAGTTCCAATCTTACCGTGCATCCGGCCGTCTATCAAGTGGTATTGAGCGGTTCCCGGGGACCGAAGGGCGGGTGCCGTCCTGATTCGGATATCGATTTATCGCTGTTTGTAACATTAAATTCAGGGATGGAGGGGATTCATCAGGCTGAGATCTTACGGGAGGTGCTGGAGACAACCTTGAATTCCTGGAAGGCTCCAGTCGAGCTGGATATCGTGGCCGTATTCGATAAACAAGATTGCGGCTTGCGTTGTTTTCAAGCGTTTGATCACAGTGACGGGCTTTGTCCCAAAATGGCCGATGATTGCCTGGGCTTGTATAAGCTTCAGAAAGGCTTTGCCGGTTACGTGCCACCCATCGGGGTGCAGATTCGCAAGATTTTTCCCTGGATAATCGTTTGGGAGAGGGAAACTCCGCCTAATCATTGAAAATATATTCTTTCGGTCGTATGATAAATGGGAAGAAGTTTTGTTATGGTGATCCTGGCGGGGCAAAATTTGATACTTGGGGGACTTATCCAATGAAAATCAGAAGAATCCAAGAGGCCGATCTATGGACGGTAGCCTACATCATTCGCAGAAACCTCGATGAAGTCATGGCCGAACAACATTCTCCGGCGGTCATTGAGAAATATAAAAACCAGAACACTCAGGAAAAGTTGTTGAAACAGATGGATTGGAAAGAGATTTACGTGGTGGAAGACCATTCGGGCATTATCGCCACCGGCGCCATTGCCAGTTTCGGCGGCCAGAATAAACCCAGATATTCCATTTCCAATTTCTTCGTCAAACCGGAGTTACAACATAAAGGCGTCGGAAAACTGCTGATGGAGCATCTCTTGAATGAGGCCAGAAAGAAAAACGCCTTGACGCTCCATGTTCCGAGCAGCAATAATGCGGTGGCGTTTTATGAAAAAATGGGTTTTGTGACGGATAAGATTCAGGATGACAGGGAAGATGAAATCACCTGGTTGACAATGGCAATGAAGTGAGTAAATGGCATGTTTTTTCAGAACTGTTTTTCCGGGCCATTTGATCCTACTTAGTTCATTATTCTCTACAAAAGTGCAGTTTTATCCGATTGAGTTTGACGCTTCTCTATTTTAAGATGAATGTAACACCTTATTAACAAATTTGTGGCGGGCGGCATGGTTTGTTGTCGTGAATCCCGGCCGTTTTCCGCTGAGGAGTTACGAGGGTGGCTTTTTGAAAGAAAATGGAGGTGCGAATGTTGAAGAGATTACACATTGTGCTCAGTTTGGCGCTGGTCTTGGTTTTAGCCATGTCCTTCACCAGCTTGGCAGCTGAGAAGATCACTGCCTACGTCTCCTGCGACGAAGAACTGGCCCGGCAACTTCTGACCGCTTTCACCAAGGCGACCGGTATTCAAGTGGATTGGGTCCGGTTGTCCACCGGCGAGGCTCAAGCCCGAATCGCTGCGGAAAAGAACAATCCCCAAGCCAGCATCTGGGTCGGCGGAGTGGGCCTGGACCATATCGCCGCCAAAAAAGACGGTTTGACCACTCCCTATTTTTCCCCCAAAGCTTCCCGCATACCCAAACAGTTCAAAGATAAAGAAGGTTTTTGGTGCGGGATGTATGCCGGGCCGCTCTGTTTCGTTTACAACACCGAAAAATTGGCCGAGAAAAAGCTGCCGGTTCCCAAGTCCTGGGCGGACCTGTTGAAACCGGTCTATAAAGGCCAGATTCAGATGGCGAATCCGCAAACCTCCGGAACCGCCTATAACGTCATCACGACGATGATCACCGTTTACAAAGGCGACGAGGCCAAAGCGTTTGATTATATGAAACAGCTGAATAAGAACGTTTCTCAGTATACTCGCTCCGGAGCCGCTCCCGGTAAAAACGCGGCGCTCGGCGAGACTCCGATCGCATTAGGGTACGCCCACGATCAAGTCAAGCTGATTTCCCAAGGATACCCGTTGAAGATCGTTTTCCCGAAAGAAGGCACCGGTTTTGAAGTGGCCTCGATGTCCATGATCAAGGGCGGTCCGCAAGCGGACACCGCCAAAAAGCTTTACGACTGGATGCTCGACCGGGATGCCGCCAAGATTATGGCCAACTTCTTCCTCTCGGTCTTCGCGAAGGTGCCCTTGAAAGAAGGCGCCATTCCCCTCAACAAGGTCAAAGTGGTCAACCAGGATGACGAATGGGCGGGGAAAAACAAAGACCGGCTGGTAGAAAAGTGGCTTAACGAAGTATATCAAAAGTAAAACCGCAAAATTGTTTGGGAAAGTGGGGCTGCCCGCCCCACTTTCTTTGTAAGGAGGCGTCAGGCTTTGGACCTCAAATATTCTACAATGGCTGCTGGCCCGGTTGTGAACAAAAAGCGCATCAGCGACCCGCTGATCACGGTAGCGATCATCCTGATCTGGCTTTCGCTCTTGATATTCATCGTCTATCCGCTGGCCCGTTCGCTCTGGATCAGTCTCGTGGTAGACGGAAAGCTGTCACTGGCCCATTATGGATATGTCTTTACGCACCAATGGTTGCTTACACCCTTGTATAACTCGTTGGGCCTCGGAGTGCTGGTGGCCACGCTCTCGACTATCATCGGTTTCGGGTATGCTTACGGGTTGAACCGGACTAACATGCCCGCCAAGGGAATCTTCCGGCAATTGGCTCTGCTGCCGGTGATCTCACCGCCATTCATGTTCGCGCTCTCGGTGATTCTGCTGCTGGGCAAGAACGGCTTGATTACGAAATTATTAGGGTTGACCCATTTCGATATTTACGGTCTGCCCGGGCTGGTCCTGGTGCAAAGCCTGACCATGTTTCCCATCGCTTACTTGGTTTTGGACGGTGTATTGAAGGCGATTAACCCCGACATGGAAGATTCAGCTTTTAACCTCGGCGCTACCCGGTTTCAGGTCTTCTCGACCGTGACATTACCGTTGGCATTGCCGGGAATCGCTTCTGCCTGGTTGCTGGTCTTCGTCACTTCATTGGCGGATTTCGGAAACCCGATGGTGTTGGGCGGGGGCTTTGATGTTTTATCGGTACAGGCATATCTTCAGGTGACCGGCATGTTTAATGTGGCCAGAGGCGCCACGTTGGCAGTAATTCTGCTGGTTCCGGCGATGATCGCTTTTTATCTGCAGCGCTACTGGATTGCCAAGCGTTCGTACGTCACGGTCACCGGCAAGCCGACCTCGGCCGGAGTGGCGGGCGTGACACCGGTCACCAAATGGCTGTTAACGGCTTTTGCTTCCCTATTGTCGCTGACGATCCTCGGGTTTTACGCTGTCATTATTTACGGTTGCTTTGTAAAGCTCTGGGGCTACAATTGGAGCTTCACGCTGGAGAATTTCACCTATGCCTGGGATATTGGCAAAGATAGCATGATGGCTACGGTGACCATGGCGGGAATCGCCACGGCCATCTCCGGAATTTTGGCCATGGTCGTCGCCTTTTTGATGGTGCGGAAAGACTTCTTCGGAAAAAAGGCGATGGGTTTTGTCACCTTGATGGGTTATGCCGTTCCGGGTACGTTAGTCGGTATCGGCTATATCCAGGCTTTTAATTCCCCGCCGTTGATGCTGACCGGAACCATGTGGATTATCGTCTTTTGCTTTATCTTCCGTGAGATTCCAGTCGGTATTGAATCCGGGGTGGCTACGCTGAACCAGATCGACCCGGCCATCGAGGAGGCGTCGTCGAATCTGGGGGCTGATTCCCGCTATACATTTACCCATGTTACCCTGCCGCTCATCAAGTCGGCTTTCTTTGCCAGCCTTGCCTACAGCTTTGTGCGGAGCATGACTGCTGTTTCGGCGGTGATTTTCCTGGTCACGGCGCGCTGGTATCACTTGACTGCGTTGGTGTTGTCCCAGACTGAGATTATGAGGCTTGGCGCCGCCAGCGTCTTGTCACTCTTTACCATTATCATTGTCATGTTAGCATTTGTCATTATCCGCTGGTGCCTCGGTTCATCCGCAAATTCGGCGCCGCGTATTGGAGGTTGAAGCTCATGGGCGTAACTGTTACACTCGACCATATTATGAAACAATTTAAAACCCCCGGTGGGGGAACCATGACTGCGGTGGATGATCTAAGCTTGAACATCGCCTCCGGGAGTTTTGTGACTTTACTCGGACCTTCCGGCTGTGGAAAAACAACTACGCTGCGGATGATCGCCGGATTTGAGGTTCCCAACTCGGGCCGGATCTTCATCGACGGAGCCGATGTCACCGTGGTGCCGCCCAACCGCCGGAACCTGGCGATGGTCTTTCAGAGTTATGCTTTGTTTCCCCATCTGACGGTGGCAGGGAACATCGCTTACGGCTTGAAGCTCCGCAAAATCCCACCTGCCCAGATCCAGGAGCGGGTGGCGGCAGTGCTGAAAACGGTGGGACTGGATGGCTTGGGCGAACGGTATACCAATCAGCTTTCAGGCGGTCAGCAGCAACGGGTGGCGTTGGCCCGGGCGATTGTATTAGAGCCCAAAGTCCTGCTCTTTGATGAGCCGCTGTCCAATCTGGACGCCAAGCTACGGGAAGAGATGCGCAGCCGCATCCGGGAACTCCAGCAGAGTCTGGGAACTACCGCGGTTTACGTTACTCACGATCAGGTGGAAGCAATGACGATGTCAGACGTGATTGTGGTGATTAATCACGGGAAAATCGAGCAGATCGGCACGCCGGCGGAGATTTATGAACAACCGGCCTCGCGGTTTGTGGCCGATTTTATTGGCCGGGTAAACCTGCTTCCGACCGAAACCATCGCCACCGGAACGGATGGCTGCCAGGTCAACCTGTTCGGAAATCCGGTGAAATTGCACAGTTTTTCACAACCCGCCGCAGCCATGTTGATCGCGGTCCGGCCGGAAGCGGTCGAATTGCAGCCGGACGATGGCTGGAACGGGCCGCTGTTACCCGGGCGGTTGGTGAAAACAGTCTATGTGGGCCAGCATTTGGAATACACGGTTCAACTGGACGCCGGCCCCGAGATGACGGCAATTTCTTTCAACCGTTACCCGGGACTCAGTGCCGGAGATCCGGTCCGGATCGGGTTAAAACCGGATGCGATTCATGGGGTTCCCGCATAAGCCGACTGTCGATGAGGTAAAAAAATGGTCTGGAGCGAGAGGCTCCAGACTATATAGGATGAAATAAATTTCTTTAATAAGATTTGCATTCCTAAGGCCGAATGCAAATGGAATCAAAACGGAATTTATTTCATCCTATTACTGCAGTAATAAGTTGAATTAAATTCCTTAATTTATCCATCATGGCCGGCTTTAGGGACATGATGCATATTAGAAATTTAATTCAACTTATATATTTTAAAATACCCTAAAAACTCCGGTGGTGCGGGGACAATACTCACGCGAGCGCAAGGACAACTGGTTAGAGGAGGGGCGAATCATGTGGCGGCGTTTAAACGCTTATGACCGGGCACTGCTCGAAATGAAAGAACGGATCCGGGATCTCGCAGGAATGGTTGAGCAGCAACTGCAAAAGGCGATGCAGTCCTTTGTCGAGCAGGATGTGGCATTGGCTGAAGCGGTCATTCAGGGCGACGATCCGATTGATCGATTAGAGGCATCGTTGGAAATGGAAGCATTAGAGCTGATTTCAATCCAGCAACCTGTCGATCAAGATCTGCGTTTGCTGGCCGCAGTAATGCGGATTGGCAAGGAATTAGAGCGAATCAGCGACTATGCTTGCGATATTGCTGAAACTACGTTGAACCTGAGGAAAAAGGGAGAGTGGTTTAAGCCACTGATTGATCTGCCTCGCATGGCAGATCTGGTTCAAGGAATGTTCACCAAAAGCTGTGAGGCTTTTTACCGGAACGATGCCGCCACGGCCCGGCAATTGGACGATGACGACCAGGCCGTGGATGAGTTATACCTGATGCTTTACCAGGAATTGACGGAATTGATGCGGGCCGATTCCGCCAATGTGGACCAGGGATTCGCCATTTTATTAATTGTCCGGTATCTGGAACGGATTGGCGATCACTTGGTGAATGTCGCTGAAATGACGGTGTTTGTGGCGACCGGCGAACGCCATCCCTTTAAAACACGAAAGGAAGGACTTGAGCAATGAAAGCGCTGGCCGCCTTGATCGGCTTAGCCGGGGGATTGGGATTATTCCTCTTTGGGATGCAGTTATGTTCGGAGGGCCTCCAAAAGGTGGCGGCGCGCCGCCTCAAGCAGATGATTAAGTCCTTGACGGGCAATCCGGTTATCGGGCTGCTCATCGGAGCGCTGGTGACCCTCGCTTTGCAAGGCAGCAGCGCCACCACTGCCCTGGTAGTCGGATTTATCAGCGCCAAGATGATGACCTTGTCACAAGCGCTGGGAGTCTTACTGGGTTCAGCCATCGGGACTTCATTAACGGTTCAACTGATTGTATTCCGAACGGTTGAACTGGCTCTCTTGTTAATGTTTTTCGGCGCTTGGCTGTATCTCTTCTCCCGGAAAAAAAGATGGCGCAATGTAGGTCAGACGGTTCTGGGCTGCGGCCTGCTGTTCTATGGAATGTCGATTATGTCGGGGTCCATGGCGCCGTTCAAGGATTTCCCCATTGTTTCACAGACTTTGATCAGTCTTGAAAAATATCCGGTCTTGGAATTCTTGGTGGGCTTGTTTTTCTCGGCGATTATCCAATCCAGTCCGGCTTTTATCGCGTTGCTGATGAGTCTGGCGTCGCATCATTTAATTGGCGAGACATCCATCATTCCTTATATCCTGGGCGCGCACTTAGGCGGGACGGTAACGGGCGTCATCTCCAGCTTCGGCGTACCGAGCCATGATGCGAAACGGGCAGCCATGACGAACTTCGGGATCAAGTTCATCAACGGACTCATCTTTTTGCCATTGTTTCACCCGCTAACCCAACTGATGCTCTGGAGTTCCACGGATATTAGCCGCCAGATTGCCAATGCCCATACTTTTTTCTCGGTGGTAATGGCCATCGGCTTTTTACCCTTCACCAATCAATTGTCGCGGTTGGCGGAACGCTTCTTCCCCGAGAAACAAGCCGACTTAGGAGAAGCAAAATTCTTGCAGGAAGATTTATTAGAAGTGCCGGAGCTGGCGGTGGACCAAGCCCATCAACAAACTTTGGAGATGGGGCGGATCGTGCGCGACCGGATGCTAACCAAAGTCCTCGCCGCGCTGCAGTATGGGAATGAAGCAGTCATCGATGAGGTGGCCGAAACGGAAGGGGCCATCGATGCGCTTTACAAGAAAATCAGTGAATATCTGGCGGGCATGGCGGGAAAAAGTTTGCCCGACGATCTGATGCAGCGGACAATCCAAGTCTTATATGCGGCCAACGACTTTGAACATGTCGGCGATATTCTGATGAACATCGGTCAAATTGCCCGGAAAGTGGGGCTGGAATCGATGCAGTTTTCGGAAGAGGGTCTGGGAGAGCTGGCCGCTCTGTATAACCGGGTATATGCCAACTTCCACCTGGCGTTGTACGCTTTTGAGACCGGGGATTCCGCGACTGCCACTGAAGTGATGAAGGAACATCCGCGGATTTTACGCCAGGAAAAAGAGTACCGGTACAGTCATTTTGAAAGAATCCAGGAAGGCAATCCGAAAACCATTGCCACCAGTTCGGCGCATCTCGACTTGATCGAAGCTTTGTTAAGAATTGATGGACATGCGGTCAATATTGCCCAAGGCGTGTTGGGGATCGTCTAAATGCGTCCGATGGCTACTAAAGAGAGGGGATTTGCGAATGTTTGAAGCGGTTTTATTTGACTTGGACGGTGTGATCATTGATTCCAACAAAGGCATTACCGATTATTGGCAGGCGCTGGCCTCCAGCTACCAAATTTCGTTGACTCCGAGTGATTTTGAGCGGTATATCTACGGTTGTCCGGCCAGGGAAACCCTGGATTTACTGTTCACCAGGT
It includes:
- the ahcY gene encoding adenosylhomocysteinase, yielding MTGDCKDPALAGEGQRLIEWADRSMPVLASIRGQWERTRPLAGLRIGACLHVTTETANLMRTLKAGGAAVALCASNPLSTQDPVAAALNAVYDLPTFAVRGEDNDLYYRHIHQVLDIRPQVTMDDGADLVNTLHTRRSELLAEIIGGTEETTTGVIRLKAMEKEAVLRYPIIAVNDALTKHMFDNRYGTGQSTLDGILRATNYLIAGSTLVVAGYGWCGRGLAMRARGMGANVIVTEIDPLKALEAVMDGFRVLPMEEAAASGDIFVTVTGNVNVIDAPHLQRMKDGAIISNSGHFNVEINIPALEQLAVASHEARANVVEYTLADGRRIRLLAEGRLVNLAAAEGHPAAVMDMSFANQALSADYLFKNAGQLEPRVYAVPEPIDQEIARLKLASMQVRIDQLTAEQQAYLSSYAIGT
- a CDS encoding MFS transporter; protein product: MTYYQRNLLILSFTIFLAAFSWEQIAPYLPLFLKELGITKDLPFWSGLLFTLQFLASSLMGPIWGKMADKYGRKPMVMRAGICLSAVYFGMSFCQNYGQLLFLRIMNGMLTGFIPGSIALIATNTPKQESGRFVSIAYTAQSAGVILGPALGGVLAAVAGYRSSMLLSAGLVLFAFILVTVMVEEREKPQAVAKTSIMEDIRYSFKMPVMVTVMSVEFVNALVMSALLPILALYLHSIAPDANKMISGFIYSMPGLALFLTAYSWSRVGEKISYTRTIIIGLTGVGLVGVLLGLVGNIWLFAVLYFIYGTFVAAVSPSSAALIATRVDADFRGRAYAMQQTARTIGLFVAPVVSGLIGNFIGLNWIFIVFGAAVLLLTLGVRTQIRSWDRPERGSIGA
- a CDS encoding aldo/keto reductase is translated as MDYRRLGKTDLRVSVIGLGTEFIWHEPREVVTEVVHEALDHGINYFDLWMPSPEIRDYFGQAVQGRRKQALIAGHLGSTLKDGQYFRTRDLRRSEEHIHDLLTRLQTDYLDVLMLHYIDDDADYRTVFESGAFYELALRLKREGKARYIGMSSHRVPAARQAVASGLIDVLMFPMNPAFDALSADLQLEAYWDVKSYPGQSERFALQPERKALYQLCEQQEVALVAMKPFAGGWLLNGKMKRFHLTPLQCLNYSLSQPGVCTVVPGCKDVTELRQALEFLDADAAAKDFSTLRQSYSDDFQGVCMYCNHCLPCPVKIDIAATTRLADSAQQGVTDAIRADYQALAVKASACRQCGSCMKRCPFGVGVIANMQRAVALFGS
- a CDS encoding GNAT family N-acetyltransferase, with the translated sequence MKIRRIQEADLWTVAYIIRRNLDEVMAEQHSPAVIEKYKNQNTQEKLLKQMDWKEIYVVEDHSGIIATGAIASFGGQNKPRYSISNFFVKPELQHKGVGKLLMEHLLNEARKKNALTLHVPSSNNAVAFYEKMGFVTDKIQDDREDEITWLTMAMK
- a CDS encoding ABC transporter substrate-binding protein, whose amino-acid sequence is MLKRLHIVLSLALVLVLAMSFTSLAAEKITAYVSCDEELARQLLTAFTKATGIQVDWVRLSTGEAQARIAAEKNNPQASIWVGGVGLDHIAAKKDGLTTPYFSPKASRIPKQFKDKEGFWCGMYAGPLCFVYNTEKLAEKKLPVPKSWADLLKPVYKGQIQMANPQTSGTAYNVITTMITVYKGDEAKAFDYMKQLNKNVSQYTRSGAAPGKNAALGETPIALGYAHDQVKLISQGYPLKIVFPKEGTGFEVASMSMIKGGPQADTAKKLYDWMLDRDAAKIMANFFLSVFAKVPLKEGAIPLNKVKVVNQDDEWAGKNKDRLVEKWLNEVYQK
- a CDS encoding ABC transporter permease, with amino-acid sequence MNKKRISDPLITVAIILIWLSLLIFIVYPLARSLWISLVVDGKLSLAHYGYVFTHQWLLTPLYNSLGLGVLVATLSTIIGFGYAYGLNRTNMPAKGIFRQLALLPVISPPFMFALSVILLLGKNGLITKLLGLTHFDIYGLPGLVLVQSLTMFPIAYLVLDGVLKAINPDMEDSAFNLGATRFQVFSTVTLPLALPGIASAWLLVFVTSLADFGNPMVLGGGFDVLSVQAYLQVTGMFNVARGATLAVILLVPAMIAFYLQRYWIAKRSYVTVTGKPTSAGVAGVTPVTKWLLTAFASLLSLTILGFYAVIIYGCFVKLWGYNWSFTLENFTYAWDIGKDSMMATVTMAGIATAISGILAMVVAFLMVRKDFFGKKAMGFVTLMGYAVPGTLVGIGYIQAFNSPPLMLTGTMWIIVFCFIFREIPVGIESGVATLNQIDPAIEEASSNLGADSRYTFTHVTLPLIKSAFFASLAYSFVRSMTAVSAVIFLVTARWYHLTALVLSQTEIMRLGAASVLSLFTIIIVMLAFVIIRWCLGSSANSAPRIGG
- a CDS encoding ABC transporter ATP-binding protein, whose amino-acid sequence is MGVTVTLDHIMKQFKTPGGGTMTAVDDLSLNIASGSFVTLLGPSGCGKTTTLRMIAGFEVPNSGRIFIDGADVTVVPPNRRNLAMVFQSYALFPHLTVAGNIAYGLKLRKIPPAQIQERVAAVLKTVGLDGLGERYTNQLSGGQQQRVALARAIVLEPKVLLFDEPLSNLDAKLREEMRSRIRELQQSLGTTAVYVTHDQVEAMTMSDVIVVINHGKIEQIGTPAEIYEQPASRFVADFIGRVNLLPTETIATGTDGCQVNLFGNPVKLHSFSQPAAAMLIAVRPEAVELQPDDGWNGPLLPGRLVKTVYVGQHLEYTVQLDAGPEMTAISFNRYPGLSAGDPVRIGLKPDAIHGVPA